GGATTGATTATATACTAAAAGCATAATATTTTAGGGGGATAAAATATGATTAAAAAGCTAGAGAATTTTGAAATAGAAGAAGTTATGGATATTTGGTTAAAGACTAATATTACTGCTCATAATTTCATAGAAGAGGATTATTGGGTTAAAAATTATAATCTTGTTAAAGATGAATACATTCCTATATCTACAACTTTTGTGTATAAAGAAGATAATATAATTAAAGGATTTATAAGTATTATAGATAATTCATTTATTGGTGCATTGTTTGTTCTAGATGATTATCAGGGACAAGGTATTGGGAAGAGTTTAATAAATCATTGCAAGTCCCTATATCCTAGATTAGAGCTTGCTGTTTATAAAGATAATACATCTTCTGTGAATTTTTATAAGAAGTGCAGTTTTAATATAAACGTGGAGCATCCTAATGAGGATTCTAGTTTTATGGAGTACATAATGTTATGGGAAGAAGAATAAATAAACCATCAAAAAACAGTCAATAATTTAAAACTTAGTGCATATAATAATGGATAAAGTTAGATACTATAAAGTTTAATTAATAAATGATTAAGTCTTTATATATTATATATAAATTAATAAAAGGTTAGATTTATAGTATATTATCAGTTAGGCATGTATATATTTCATATACAGATAAAGATATCTATTATAAAAATTAATATGCTTTTATATTGTATTGACGTTTAAATAGTTAGTGTAATATAATTGTATTAATTTAGAAAGAATTAATTAGAATCATTGTATAATTTTATTATATACATAAATTTTATGGAAGGAGGATTACTGTGGAAAGTATTAAAAAGGCATTTGTAGGACAAGTTAATCATTTTTATTGGTGCCGTTACTTTGGTGGTAATGGTTTTTTGTCTTACAAAAAAATAATTAGCTTTTTTAATGAGATTTTCTATGGTACTTTCTATAAATTTTATGAGAAGTATATTATAGGTTTAACCCTAGGGCACTAGGAGTATAACTTTTTAGTATATATCTTTTAATAGACTTTTCAAGTAAGAGATCTCGATATTCGGGGTCTCTTATTTTTTTACATTATTTTATGGGTAAAAAATTAAGAGTAATTTAGAATTGTATCTTATTTTTTTATATATTATTTTAAGGAGGATTATTATGAGGTATGAAAAATATGAAGGCCATAAAGATACAGAGATTTCCATAGGTAATAGCAAAATTGGCGGAGGGAATATAGCTCTTATTGCAGGGCCTTGTTCTGTTGAAAGTAGGGAGCAAATAGTCTCTATTGCAAGAGATGTTAAGAAAAGTGGGGCAAAATTTTTAAGAGGAGGAGCTTTTAAGCCTAGAACTTCACCTTACAGTTTTCAAGGGTTAGGATGTGATGGTCTTTCTCTTTTATTGGAGGCTAAAAAAGAAACAGGTTTACCAATAGTTACGGAGATTATGTCTACAGAGTATTTAGATCTATTTGAAGAGAAAGTTGATGTGATTCAAGTTGGAGCTAGGAATATGCAAAACTTCGAACTGTTAAAGGCATTAGGAAAGACAAGAAAGCCTATACTTTTAAAACGAGGTGCATCTGCCACTATAGAAGAATTTTTAATGGCATCTGAGTATATTTTAGCTGGTGGAAATGAGAATGTGGTTCTTTGTGAGAGAGGAATTAGAACCTTTGAAAACTTTACAAGGAACACTTTAGATTTAAGTGCAGTGGTTGCACTAAAAAGTCTTACACATCTTCCAGTTGTGGTGGATCCAAGCCATGGATCGGGGTTATGGTGGATGGTAGAACCTTTAGCAAAGGCAGCTGTTGTGGTTGGAGCTGATGGATTAATTATAGAGGTCCACAACAATCCAGAGAAAGCTTTATGTGATGGAAATCAATCTTTAAAACCGAAGAAGTTTAATGCGTTAGTAAATGATTTAAGGGAATTTGCAAGGATTCAAAATAAAAATATTTAGAGGATTAAAAAGAGTTTAAGATATGAAAAATAACAATGTTTAACGTGGAAAGTTTATTTTAAAGAATTTTAGAAATTTGCATATAATGCTTTGTATGAATTTTAAAAAAGAGAATTATAAGGTATTATAGTAATATAAAAACTTAGATATATTATATTTATACAATATAAATAGGGAAAGAAGGCATTCT
The nucleotide sequence above comes from Hathewaya histolytica. Encoded proteins:
- a CDS encoding N-acetyltransferase, with the translated sequence MIKKLENFEIEEVMDIWLKTNITAHNFIEEDYWVKNYNLVKDEYIPISTTFVYKEDNIIKGFISIIDNSFIGALFVLDDYQGQGIGKSLINHCKSLYPRLELAVYKDNTSSVNFYKKCSFNINVEHPNEDSSFMEYIMLWEEE
- the aroF gene encoding 3-deoxy-7-phosphoheptulonate synthase, whose translation is MRYEKYEGHKDTEISIGNSKIGGGNIALIAGPCSVESREQIVSIARDVKKSGAKFLRGGAFKPRTSPYSFQGLGCDGLSLLLEAKKETGLPIVTEIMSTEYLDLFEEKVDVIQVGARNMQNFELLKALGKTRKPILLKRGASATIEEFLMASEYILAGGNENVVLCERGIRTFENFTRNTLDLSAVVALKSLTHLPVVVDPSHGSGLWWMVEPLAKAAVVVGADGLIIEVHNNPEKALCDGNQSLKPKKFNALVNDLREFARIQNKNI